From the Saccharomycodes ludwigii strain NBRC 1722 chromosome I, whole genome shotgun sequence genome, one window contains:
- the SRP54 gene encoding RNA-binding signal recognition particle subunit SRP54 (similar to Saccharomyces cerevisiae YPR088C | SRP54 | Signal Recognition Particle 54-kD subunit), with amino-acid sequence MVLADLGKRIHNAVNNALSDTEDDYTTTVDTMLKTITTALLQSDVNIRLVSSLRTNIRNELLSNNKHNLPPSQRKKLIQKVVFDELCNLVDCKEQDVIFQAKKKKANVIMFVGLQGSGKTTSCTKLAVYYAKRGFKVGLVCADTFRAGAFDQLKQNAIKAHIPFYGSYTEPNPVKVASDGVAKFKKEKFEIIIVDTSGRHQQEEALFQEMVEISSVVQPNQTIMVLDASIGQAAEQQAKAFKESANFGAIILTKMDGHAKGGGAISAVAATNTPIIFIGTGEHMHDFEKFSPRSFIQKLLGLGDIEGFVDILNSVTNKKDTQEMMENFKKGKFTLLDFQKQMQTVMKMGPLSNVAQMIPGLNNAAQAMSGGADGGNTDFMDNASKVVKQSIYIMDSMTKKELESDGRCFIEEPSRIVRIARGSGTSVFEVEMLLMQHQMMAKMSQSTAQNIQQQEAMKQMGGANGMSPQLMQQRMQMMQKNPQMMQKMMKQFGGNMPNFPGAGGAGGAGGMPNFGDMMGMMKNPEIQAMAKEFAKNGGGPGGMFPSMGGAGGMPNPFGF; translated from the coding sequence atGGTCTTAGCTGATTTAGGAAAACGGATCCATAATGCGGTAAATAATGCATTATCAGATACCGAGGATGACTATACGACTACCGTAGACACCATGCTAAAAACTATAACAACAGCATTATTGCAAAGTGATGTCAATATCAGGCTAGTGTCTAGTTTACGTACAAATATAAGAAATGAGTTACTaagcaataataaacaCAATTTACCACCAtcacaaagaaaaaaattaattcaaaAGGTTGTCTTTGACGAATTATGCAATTTAGTTGATTGCAAAGAACAAGATGTCATCTTTCaagctaaaaaaaagaaggcaAATGTGATTATGTTTGTTGGGTTGCAAGGTTCAGGTAAAACCACATCATGTACCAAATTGGCTGTCTATTATGCCAAGAGAGGCTTTAAAGTTGGGTTAGTTTGCGCAGATACCTTTCGTGCAGGTGCTTTTGACCAATTGAAGCAAAACGCTATCAAAGCTCATATCCCATTTTATGGTTCATACACTGAGCCAAATCCTGTTAAAGTAGCTAGCGATGGTGTGgctaaatttaaaaaggaaaaatttgaaatcaTTATAGTAGATACTTCTGGTAGACATCAGCAAGAAGAAGCACTATTTCAAGAAATGGTGGAAATCTCTAGTGTTGTTCAGCCAAATCAAACTATTATGGTTTTGGATGCCTCCATAGGTCAAGCAGCTGAGCAACAAGCTAAAGCTTTTAAAGAAAGTGCTAACTTTGGTGCCATTATATTAACCAAAATGGACGGGCACGCCAAAGGTGGTGGTGCCATTTCTGCTGTTGCTGCTACCAATACaccaattatttttataggTACTGGTGAACATATGCacgattttgaaaaatttagcCCTAGATCCTTTATCCAGAAATTGTTAGGATTAGGTGATATAGAAGGGTTCgtagatattttaaattctgttacaaataaaaaagatactCAGGAGATGatggaaaattttaaaaagggGAAATTTACGTTATTGGACTTCCAGAAACAAATGCAAACAGTTATGAAAATGGGTCCATTGTCTAATGTAGCACAGATGATTCCCGGGTTGAATAATGCTGCTCAAGCCATGTCTGGCGGTGCTGATGGTGGTAACACCGATTTTATGGATAATGCTTCTAAAGTTGTGAAACAATCTATATACATTATGGATAGCATGactaaaaaagaattggaaAGTGACGGTAGATGTTTTATCGAAGAACCTAGTAGAATAGTAAGAATTGCTCGTGGTAGTGGTACTAGTGTGTTTGAGGTAGAAATGTTATTGATGCAACATCAAATGATGGCAAAAATGTCACAAAGTACTGCACAAAACatacaacaacaagaagCTATGAAACAAATGGGGGGTGCCAATGGTATGTCTCCGCAGCTAATGCAACAGCGTATGCAAATGATGCAAAAGAATCCACAGATGATGCAGAAAATGATGAAGCAGTTTGGTGGTAATATGCCTAATTTTCCGGGAGCTGGTGGAGCTGGTGGAGCTGGTGGTATGCCTAACTTTGGTGATATGATGGGTATGATGAAAAATCCTGAAATACAAGCGATGGCCAAAGAGTTTGCCAAAAACGGAGGCGGACCAGGCGGTATGTTTCCATCGATGGGTGGTGCCGGTGGTATGCCCAATCCTTTTGgattttaa
- the SHE3 gene encoding She3p (similar to Saccharomyces cerevisiae YBR130C | SHE3 | Swi5p-dependent HO Expression): MNDNQVKASPPKITSKFHSADLFGTPTKHNTNIPVSTGNASAPTNGNNNDIFGANDVLKINQQHGNFISTMDNSSPRLKKKKSRSGATSTENASPHMRRESSSSVKNNNGNANDNNTFPTPHNIMFTPTNSSSSSTRVIESLHQQVDTLTSTNLQLTLQSNNLLNRLEAATLKDAKQTETVNLLKHENENLNSVLNRKTRRNKELEQDLKELKLKYKEISEENKTLSNEMKDKSGNESKLVNELEMIKVQYDALVDAQSGYKKHYENEISKLKTTLVDLTKNQEKVLLENLNKIVKLDDSLQKNYRKYESNYSVFRDEVGLQLNELSNQLSILSDKADKGDDLEIVYQESVDMTLKFAKEMSVILDKKFRNQHDPNNDGDFQRELVNLSEKLYSKKRALDAQKEKLYEVRQKHISQLQQLQSLQQQQRQQQKQPRHSHHQAQPQSVSASTVADDNTNNSNDKGPLRINKLRNFSTPKSPTVKAHPSFTSTLAAPTTSSSNFSSSPFYTNDSNNISNSIPSNLISNTLSTPALASPTTFNNSSNNNAINNTAAQSNVGKRSSFYGASGVYNIDPNNESAQHLRALSSSINGGSPSHPNFAVNNSIRIPPPSSSSSESVSTEGMLPGFKRSGSIRKLSANLNTTVSPPSKSPPPSKAFTNGSGSVNSGTSNSRRSSRHFSNSSAANGFEFSFPNNNDNGTNINSNNTNSASTLINNYNNTAHRRVASNTGLKRSTSIKRNSLRFE, translated from the coding sequence ATGAACGATAATCAAGTCAAGGCTTCTCCGCCGAAAATTACTTCAAAATTTCATTCCGCTGATCTCTTTGGAACACCTACAAAACACAATACCAATATTCCTGTGTCTACTGGTAATGCTTCCGCCCCCACCAATGGGAACAACAATGATATTTTCGGTGCAAATGATGTTCTCAAAATCAATCAGCAACATGGAAATTTTATTAGCACTATGGATAACAGTTCTCCccgtttaaaaaaaaaaaaaagccgTTCTGGTGCCACTTCCACTGAAAATGCTTCTCCTCATATGAGGCGTGAGAGTAGTAGTAGTgttaagaataataatggcaatGCTAATGACAACAATACGTTTCCTACGCCTCATAATATTATGTTTACTCCTACTaactcttcttcttcctctacAAGAGTTATTGAATCTTTACATCAACAAGTTGATACATTAACGTCTACTAATCTTCAGTTAACATTGCAATCCAATAATTTGTTGAACAGGTTAGAAGCAGCTACTCTAAAAGATGCAAAACAGACTGAAACAGTTAATTTGCTAAAAcatgaaaatgaaaatttgaatTCCGTATTGAATAGGAAAACTAGGAGAAACAAAGAGTTAGAACAAGATTTGAAGGagctaaaattaaaatataaagaaatttctgaggaaaataaaactttatctAATGAAATGAAGGATAAAAGTGGGAACGAATCGAAATTGGTTAACGAATTAGAAATGATTAAAGTACAATATGATGCTTTAGTAGATGCCCAATCTGGCTATAAGAAACACTATGAGAATGAAATTAGCAAGTTAAAAACGACATTGGTGGATTTAACCAAAAATcaagaaaaagttttactAGAAAACTTGAATAAGATTGTTAAATTGGACGATAGTTTACAGAAGAATTACAGAAAATATGAATCTAATTATTCCGTTTTTCGAGATGAAGTTGGTTTGCAGCTCAATGAATTGAGTAACCAATTAAGTATTTTAAGTGATAAAGCTGACAAAGGTGATGATTTGGAAATAGTGTATCAAGAATCTGTTGATATGACTTTGAAATTCGCCAAAGAAATGAGTGTTATCTTGGACAAAAAGTTCAGAAATCAACATGATCCTAATAATGACGGTGATTTTCAACGAGAATTGGTTAATTTATCTGAAAAATTGTATTCCAAAAAGAGAGCACTGGATGCccagaaagaaaaattatacgAGGTAAGACAGAAGCACATTTCACAGTTGCAACAACTGCAAAGTTtgcaacaacagcaacgtCAACAGCAAAAACAACCACGTCATTCTCATCATCAAGCACAACCACAAAGTGTATCTGCATCCACTGTAGCCGACGACAATACGAACAACAGTAATGACAAGGGACCATTAAGAATTAACAAATTGAGGAATTTTTCTACCCCTAAATCACCCACTGTAAAAGCTCATCCTTCATTTACATCTACTTTAGCGGCTCCAACGACATCGtcttctaatttttcatcatcaccCTTTTACACAAATGatagcaataatattagCAATTCAATACCCTCTAATCTCATTTCAAACACATTATCGACGCCCGCTCTGGCCTCACCAACcacttttaataatagcagCAACAATAACGCTATCAATAACACTGCGGCTCAATCGAATGTGGGGAAACGAAGTAGTTTTTACGGTGCATCTGGTgtatataatattgatCCTAATAATGAAAGTGCGCAACATTTAAGGGCATTATCATCAAGCATAAATGGCGGAAGCCCTAGTCATCCAAACTTTGCGGTTAATAATAGCATTAGAATACCACCgccatcatcatcatcatcggAGAGTGTTAGTACCGAGGGTATGTTACCTGGTTTCAAGAGAAGTGGTTCCATAAGAAAACTGAGTGCAAATTTAAACACTACTGTTTCTCCCCCTTCGAAATCACCGCCACCAAGTAAAGCATTTACTAATGGTAGTGGAAGCGTCAACAGTGGCACCAGTAATAGTAGAAGAAGTAGTCGTCATTTTAGCAATAGCAGTGCTGCCAATGGGTTTGAATTTAGCTttccaaataataatgataatggcACTAATATCAACAGTAACAATACAAATAGTGCTAGCacattaattaataattacaatAACACCGCACACAGAAGGGTAGCATCAAATACTGGGTTGAAAAGAAGCACATCTATCAAGAGGAATAGCTTAAGATTTGAgtaa
- the ASA1 gene encoding Asa1p (similar to Saccharomyces cerevisiae YPR085C | ASA1 | AStra Associated protein): MIEIDTFTLRYHKSRITAIHDTKITVPNTAVNGVFSTQQSSLMKITLHTLFSGDANGVLIQWNLITRRPINTWKVSDSSIISIGTLSLYPNCEYIVDYDKQYEPLIKEQNELSSLILYVQSKNHTLKFYQVNNMVNNVNGNNNSEKQNGFLWEMPINTLNFSNLIVYENRIGVRTKSDRAPYIIWCCNTQNSENIDIYEINPFTKHLERIYESINFNCTHPLTQRTDDTNRNNRGVVMRLEYCSDINSVVIGYEDGSCILVDCTFIKNYKIHDTNIDRLNALTYKDIFNKDMILSDDFKSEPVLSIHYDFEDHRIMIGKAKDRFIYKYDLVSNKITKYSMGTRSKEYSVANVFSINQNLLCYNTWESNSLFICKIIGDNNMINNTDNIIDVSQLKVLRRLGKMKSNVSIIPLDSIHNFNDENIDNGNSRLKTKRNNYVKIGAVCVLSQANHIFSDNEKQKNISLLRYKKEKYLMENTWIILGYEDGTISVNKLTY, translated from the coding sequence ATGATCGAAATAGATACATTCACCTTAAGATATCATAAATCAAGGATAACAGCAATACATGACACCAAAATAACTGTACCAAATACCGCTGTTAATGGAGTTTTCTCAACACAGCAATCGTCGCTGATGAAGATAACTTTACATACCTTATTTAGCGGTGATGCAAATGGTGTACTAATACAATGGAATTTGATTACAAGGAGACCAATTAATACTTGGAAAGTTAGTGATTCCAGTATTATATCAATTGGTACTTTGTCACTCTATCCAAATTGCGAATATATTGTAGATTACGACAAGCAATACGAACCACTAATCAAGGAACAAAATGAATTAAGTtcgttaatattatatgtCCAATCTAAAAACCATACTTTAAAATTCTATCAAGTAAATAACATGGTTAATAATGTAAACGGGAACAACAACAGTGAAAAACAGAATGGATTTTTATGGGAAATGCCCATAAACACTTTGAATTTTAGTAATTTGATAGTGTATGAGAACAGAATAGGAGTAAGAACAAAGAGCGACCGAGCTCCGTACATTATTTGGTGTTGTAATACACAAAATTCAGAAAATATAGATATTTACGAAATAAACCCATTTACTAAACATTTAGAAAGAATATATGAAAGTATAAACTTCAATTGTACACACCCATTGACTCAACGAACTGACGATACTAATAGGAATAATAGGGGAGTAGTTATGAGATTGGAATATTGTTCAGACATCAATAGTGTTGTCATAGGTTATGAAGATGGTTCATGCATATTAGTTGATTGtacttttataaaaaactataaaattCACGATACCAATATTGATCGATTGAATGCTTTAACATATAAAGATATATTCAATAAAGATATGATATTATCAGACGATTTCAAAAGTGAACCGGTTTTATCGATCCACTATGATTTTGAAGATCATAGAATTATGATTGGTAAAGCCAAAGATAGGTTTATATACAAGTATGACCTTGTGTCGAATAAAATTACGAAATATAGCATGGGCACTCGTAGTAAAGAATATAGTGTAGCTAATGTTTTTTCCATTAatcaaaatttattatgCTATAACACATGGGAGTCCAACTCCTTATTTATCTGTAAAATAATTGGTGACAACAATATGATCAATAATactgataatattatagaTGTTTCTcaattaaaagttttaagaAGGCTCGGTAAGATGAAAAGCAATGTTTCTATTATTCCACTTGATTCCATTCATAACTTTAACGATGAGAATATTGACAACGGGAATAGCAGATTAAAGACAAAACGGAATAATTATGTAAAGATAGGCGCTGTTTGTGTGTTATCCCAAGCAAATCACATATTTAGCGACAATGAGAAACAAAAGaacatttctttattaagatacaaaaaagaaaaatatctCATGGAAAATACATGGATTATTTTAGGCTATGAAGATGGGACTATATCTGTAAATAAACTTAcctattaa
- a CDS encoding uncharacterized protein (similar to Saccharomyces cerevisiae YPR084W | putative protein of unknown function) yields MKNSLLLSSSSLEGDPSSATHSSCPRPIRVAVLGGKGCGKTSLVTRLTLNLVHEVHYPTRKQNNWLFSFEPKTDLSKCILDEHIHDRLGRTDKQLVTCCIFPTPQLSPHLLLSPPLYDKILTNFTNLKKTQQGSKSSYYSYCFDDRDKICFKKENKYYYYLDPDKLDEGELEALQTENVRSNSTNSIMKLGSDLQPLYSDSTVSTCASSNNTLHNIKHGDSMHLLQMNYFHQMKLPSNYEPPIISPIPVDIIDTPPFDPDMVVPFLEVSLFRNLGKEYLHGLADEPRKPVSTTSLITASGASELNGKIDCYLLVYSCFPDDVDPPDYDSTPASNNSTSSPLHNSTSSVSSNVKKKSPLDLLVNIRQTIEEAWKEYYNYKKGWDSGAERDVYSIMYNLKKLWKSGASSSSSLRGGTTDTKDNGGTRNSSLLKLSHDSPPPFIIVATHCASPLSSPVLLEMGRELATEWGCGFVAVDSVIDYNIDETLSAAIREVVEREKYLASLK; encoded by the coding sequence atgaaaaattcattgcttttatcatcatcatctctAGAAGGTGATCCTTCTTCAGCAACCCATTCCTCTTGTCCCAGGCCAATTCGAGTGGCAGTATTGGGCGGTAAAGGTTGTGGCAAAACCTCATTAGTCACAAGGTTAACACTTAACTTAGTACATGAAGTTCATTATCCAAccagaaaacaaaataactGGTTGTTCTCATTTGAGCCAAAGACAGATTTGTCCAAATGCATATTGGATGAACATATTCATGATAGATTGGGTAGAACAGATAAACAATTGGTAACTTGCTGCATTTTCCCCACTCCACAACTATCACCTCATCTCTTATTATCACCTCCTCTATACGATAAGATTTTAACTAATTTTaccaatttaaaaaaaacgcAACAAGGATCTAAATCCAGTTATTACAGCTATTGCTTTGATGATAGAGATAAAATATGctttaaaaaagagaatAAATACTACTATTACTTAGATCCTGATAAATTGGATGAGGGTGAGCTAGAAGCATTGCAAACAGAAAATGTTAGAAGTAACTCCACAAATAGCATCATGAAATTGGGATCTGATTTACAGCCCTTATATAGCGACTCAACTGTGTCCACCTGTGCTAGCAGTAATAACACATTGCATAATATAAAGCATGGAGATAGTATGCATTTATTACAGATGAATTACTTCCACCAAATGAAACTACCTTCCAATTATGAACCTCCAATTATTTCCCCAATCCCCGTAGACATTATAGACACCCCGCCATTTGACCCGGATATGGTCGTTCCCTTCTTAGAAGTTTCGCTATTTAGAAATTTAGGTAAAGAGTATTTACACGGCCTAGCTGATGAACCAAGGAAACCTGTCAGTACAACAAGTTTGATAACTGCTAGTGGCGCCAGTGAACTAAACGGCAAGATAGACTGTTATTTGCTAGTTTATAGTTGTTTCCCAGATGACGTAGACCCACCAGATTATGACAGTACACCAGCGAGCAACAATTCAACTTCTTCTCCTCTTCATAATTCTACCAGCAGTGTCTCTTCCAACGTTAAGAAAAAATCGCCACTAGATCTATTAGTCAATATCAGACAGACTATAGAAGAAGCTTGgaaagaatattataactatAAAAAAGGTTGGGACTCTGGCGCAGAAAGAGATGTTTATTCGATAATGtacaatttgaaaaaattatggaAAAGTGGtgcatcttcatcttcatcactAAGAGGGGGTACCACAGATACAAAAGATAACGGCGGTACACGTAACTCTTCTCTTCTTAAACTCAGTCATGATTCACCACCGCCTTTTATAATTGTAGCAACGCATTGTGCAAGTCCATTAAGTTCTCCCGTTTTACTTGAAATGGGGAGAGAATTAGCAACCGAATGGGGTTGTGgttttgttgctgttgatAGTGTTATAGATTATAATATAGACGAAACTTTAAGTGCTGCTATTAGAGAGGTTGTTGAACgggaaaaatatttagcGTCCTTGAAAtag
- a CDS encoding uncharacterized protein (similar to Saccharomyces cerevisiae YOR198C | BFR1 | BreFeldin A Resistance), with the protein MFAPCLIHNSSKYLCQDCSSLEIIKHKIKLYKLLQELKILKHEIDEILVSSMVDTCATDSTAIVTANTNIEIVTLLKSRVLALKVIAKKREIGQLEKSIKDLEKSNVEKLSKILTIEQSLINKKKTGANINNGDTNNIKYEKETEHDHNDIKCKILQSSKMVYKFQNEKFNQLSELIPLRFAKYTYYFGNVPIPENLKSIGTILLPGRKTKISSDFLLDDLIKYLKVGLKVWGVEYKMIFTKFFFLKLNKQDNPSHQEATRRKTKNKRRDIDYNNIPTKNKEKNKINAVKSQKREKEGKKEEKEEIIFQDGEDSSYNGINSNTKKDRYKLQLNNKNSGNRRFFLQTKQLRTPDMEASAANSSVETHAINKDNKNNDGNLLAKKNEINRINNNHYNILNKVTFIIFSAYKIRNIQARYNNNNVNYTNNITDDIKKINVQDYNFLGRLIYETFKGKEHGDSTETLVIEIEEDKRFVLYIYRLIKDIIEKKNEEKWLLIS; encoded by the coding sequence ATGTTTGCACCATGTTTGATTCATAATTCATCTAAATATTTGTGCCAGGACTGTAGTTCTTTGGAAATTATAAAACACAAgattaaattatataaactattgcaagaattaaaaattttaaagcaTGAAATTGATGAGATATTGGTTAGTTCTATGGTAGATACTTGTGCTACTGATTCCACTGCTATCGTTACTGCCAATACCAATATTGAAATAGTAACACTATTAAAATCACGAGTATTGGCTTTAAAGGTAATAGCcaagaaaagagaaattgGTCAGTTAGAGAAATCAATAAAAGATCTAGAAAAATCAAATGTAGAAAAACTCagtaaaatattaacaattgaacaaagtttaataaataaaaaaaagaccggcgcaaatattaataatggtgatactaataatataaagtATGAAAAGGAAACAGAACATGATCATAACGATATCAAGTGTAAAATTTTACAAAGTAGTAAAATGGTGtacaaatttcaaaatgaaaagtttAATCAGTTGTCCGAATTAATACCTTTGAGATTTGCAAAATATacttattattttggtaATGTGCCCATACctgaaaatttaaagagTATAGGAACTATATTGTTACCTGGTCGTAAAACTAAGATATCTTCTGACTTTTTACTAGATGATTTGatcaaatatttgaaaGTGGGATTAAAAGTATGGGGTGTTGAAtataaaatgatatttacaaagtttttttttttaaaattaaacaaacaaGACAATCCTAGCCATCAAGAGGCAACCAGGAGGAAGACCAAGAACAAGAGGAGGGATATCGATTATAATAACATTCccactaaaaataaagagaaAAACAAGATAAATGCTGTAAAATCACaaaagagggaaaaagaaggaaaaaaagaagaaaaggaagaaataatatttcagGATGGAGAAGATAGTTCATATAATGgtattaatagtaatacCAAAAAGGATAGATATAAATTacaattgaataataaaaatagtggAAACAGAAGGTTTTTCTTGCAGACAAAACAGCTTAGGACCCCAGATATGGAGGCATCAGCAGCTAATTCTTCTGTTGAAACACATGCTATTAACAAagacaataaaaacaacgATGGCAACTTACtggccaaaaaaaatgaaatcaatagaataaataacaatcactataatatattgaataaagttacttttataatattttcagcTTATAAAATTAGGAATATTCAGGCAAggtataataacaataatgtgaattataccaataatattacagatgatattaagaaaataaatgtacaagattacaattttttagGTAGATTAATATATGAAACTTTTAAAGGGAAAGAACATGGTGATTCCACTGAAACTTTAGTGATAGAAATAGAGGAAGATAAGcgatttgttttatatatctatagGTTGATCAAAGATATaatagaaaagaaaaatgaagaGAAATGGTTATTAATATCGTGA
- the VMA2 gene encoding H(+)-transporting V1 sector ATPase subunit B (similar to Saccharomyces cerevisiae YBR127C | VMA2 | Vacuolar Membrane Atpase) produces the protein MATKISDQQLFDVNKLAATKGFNIKPRLTYNTVGGVNGPLVILEKVKFPRYNEIVNLTLPDGSVRQGQVLEVRGDRAIVQVFEGTSGIDVKKTTVEFTGENLKIPVSEDALGRIFDGSGRPIDNGPQVFAEDYLDINGSPINPYARIYPEEMISTGISAIDTMNSIARGQKIPIFSASGLPHNEIAAQICRQAGLVRPTKDVHDGHEENFSIVFAAMGVNLETARFFKQDFEENGSLERTSLFLNLANDPTIERIITPRLALTTAEYLAYQTERHVLTILTDMSSYADALREVSAAREEVPGRRGYPGYMYTDLSTIYERAGRVEGRNGSITQIPILTMPNDDITHPIPDLTGYITEGQISVDRQLHNKGIYPPINVLPSLSRLMKSAIGEGMTRKDHGDVSNQLYAKYAIGRDAAAMKAVVGEEALSMEDKLSLEFLEKFEKTFISQGAYENRTVFESLDQAWSLLRIYPKEMLNRISPKILDEFYDRTRDDEEDQDKNHDVSKGQEQSLI, from the coding sequence ATGGCAACCAAGATTTCTGATCAACAACTGTTTGATGTTAACAAGTTAGCTGCAACCAAAGGCTTCAACATCAAACCAAGATTAACCTATAACACTGTTGGTGGTGTTAATGGTCCATTGGTTATATTGGAAAAGGTGAAATTTCCCCGTTATAATGAAATTGTCAATTTAACACTACCAGATGGTTCAGTGAGACAGGGGCAAGTATTAGAAGTCAGAGGTGATCGTGCTATTGTCCAAGTTTTCGAGGGTACCAGTGGTATTGATGTCAAAAAAACTACTGTTGAATTTACCGGGGAAAACTTGAAAATACCTGTCAGTGAAGACGCTTTGGGTCGTATTTTTGATGGTAGTGGTAGACCAATTGATAATGGTCCACAAGTTTTTGCTGAGGATTATTTAGATATCAATGGATCTCCTATTAACCCATATGCCCGTATTTACCCTGAAGAAATGATTTCCACTGGTATATCTGCTATTGATACTATGAATAGTATTGCTAGAGGACAAAAGATACCAATTTTCTCTGCAAGTGGGTTACCTCATAATGAAATTGCTGCTCAAATCTGTAGACAGGCTGGCTTGGTCAGACCAACCAAGGATGTTCATGATGGACATGAAGAAAATTTCAGTATTGTCTTTGCTGCCATGGGTGTTAATTTAGAAACTGCCAGATTTTTCAAACAAgattttgaagaaaatggTTCCTTGGAAAGAACTTCtctatttttgaatttagCCAATGACCCAACCATCGAAAGAATTATTACTCCTCGTTTGGCATTAACTACAGCAGAGTACTTAGCTTATCAAACCGAACGTCATGTCTTGACAATTTTAACAGATATGTCTTCATACGCCGATGCTTTACGTGAAGTTTCTGCCGCCAGAGAAGAAGTTCCAGGTAGAAGAGGTTATCCAGGTTATATGTACACAGATTTGTCTACTATTTATGAGCGTGCTGGTAGAGTTGAAGGCCGTAATGGTAGTATTACACAAATTCCAATTTTGACCATGCCAAATGATGATATCACACATCCTATTCCTGATTTGACGGGTTATATTACAGAGGGACAAATTTCTGTTGATCGTCAATTGCACAATAAAGGTATTTATCCACCTATTAATGTTTTGCCAAGCTTAAGTAGATTAATGAAGAGTGCTATTGGTGAAGGTATGACTAGAAAGGATCATGGTGATGTTTCTAACCAATTGTATGCTAAGTATGCCATTGGTAGAGATGCTGCCGCTATGAAAGCCGTTGTTGGTGAGGAAGCTTTGAGTATGGAAGATAAATTATCTTTGgaatttttagaaaaatttgaaaaaacgTTTATCTCTCAAGGTGCATATGAAAATAGAACTGTTTTTGAAAGTTTGGATCAAGCCTGGAGTTTGTTGAGAATTTATCCAAAGGAGATGTTGAATAGAATTTCTCCAAAGATTTTGGATGAGTTTTACGACAGAACCAGAGACGATGAAGAAGACCAAGATAAGAACCATGACGTTAGTAAAGGCCAAGAACAATCTTtgatttga